AAGTATTTGTAACGATATGATGATAAAGGCACGTTAGATTAGTTATGAATTTTAGGGAAATAATAACGTTCTCTATTCTGACATACACCGAATGTCCTGTTTTTAAATAATTTCCCTATAAATGATTGAAAAGATAAGGAGATTATTGCAAAAATTAGAAAGAGAGACGTTATGTTGAAAGGAGAATGTCGTTGCGACTTAAGTTTATGCTTATACATATGATGTTGTTAATGGTGATAATGGGAGGATGTGACGTTAACGTGCCAGACACACAAGCGTTTCAAGATGAATTTACAAGTGAGTTTATGCAGTCAACGTCGGAAACAGAAGAAGGTTACTATACATTTGAATCAGGGACTGGCGGGTATACGATGTTGTTTCCTATAGAAGGACAAATAGATGACGCCACATATTACAACCAAAATGATTTCAATGAAATCTTTACGTTTGGTGTAAGAAACGAAAAAGATAATTTGGCTTATGGTTTTAAGTTAACATACGAAGATCGGGGAACGACAGAGAGGATAGATACATATTTAAAAATATTATCAAACAGAGTTAATTATGATGGTGAATATAATATATTTAAACAAAATAATAAAACGTACTATTATGCCAAAAGGGAGATAAAGGCAAGTAATGCCTATTTTATTTTTGGCTATATTAAGGCGGATAATGATAAAAAAGGGATTGAATTTATTAGCAATATTTCTTGTTTAGATAATGATAAATACTGTGAGATAGAGATTAAAAGTGAAGAAGAAAAAATTAAAAAAATTATGACGTCAATTGAGTTTAAATGATATGTAAAAGGTGTTGAGAGGGATGGGAAACAGAGAAATTCTTGATTCGGATCAAGTGAGAGCAAGAATGATCCAAATGGAATATAAAGAGATAACCGAATCAGAAATACGCCGTATTTATATAGAAGAAACAGGTACTGAACCACCTGCCAATATCACCATCTACTCATCAGAGGATTTCCCCGAGCTTCGAGAAGGGGATTATTACTCAGGTTTTGATGGCTCAGCTATTCATTTTTATGATGAAGAAAAAGGAATCAATCAAGTGTATACCATTACCCGTGGCAGTGAAGAAAGCGAGAAAGACAGTTGGAAATCTTTTAGGTGGGATAGACTATTTCCTCATAATAAACTCAGTGTAAAATGGTTATAAAGACATATTAAATTAGTTGTGGGATTTGGTTGAAACAATAATATAATCTATTGTTATATATAACGAATGTCCTGTTTTTAAATAATTTCCCTATAAACGATTGAAAAGATAAGGGGTTTATTGTAAAAATTAGAAAGAGAGACGTTATGTTGAGAGGAGAATGTCGTTGCGACTTAAGTTTATGATTATACATATGATGTTGTTAATGGTGATAATGGGAGGATGTGACGTTAACGTGCCAGACACACGAGCGTTCCAAGATGAATTTACAAGTGAGTTTATGCAGTCGACGACGGAAACAGAAGAAGGATATTATACATTTGAATCAGGGACTGGCGGATATACGATGTTATTTCCGACTAATGCACGTATTGGGGATGGAACTTATTATAAACCAGCTAACGAATATGAGCGTTATAGTGTTGCTAATCAAAAAGAAGAAAAAAATATTACCTCAGGAATAAGAATAACATATGAAAATAACCCCTCCATGGAAAATATCGATATTAATTTGAGTGTTCTTTCTATGAAAGCAGGTTATGAAGGAGAGTATGAAACATTCGAATTAGAGGGTAATGTATACAATTATGCTAGTTATGTTTATGAAACACTTAATGGGATAGAAAATCATTATTTTATTAGTTTTATAAAATCTGAGAATAGTACTCAAGGAATAATGTTTATTTATTCAGCATCATGCTTAGATAGTGGTGAAGAATGTGAAATAGACGTGGGATACGAGGAAGAGGTTGCAAAGAAAATAATGACATCAATTGAATTTAAAGATGGTGATTGATATGACAAATAAGGAAGTGCTGGGTTCAGACTCTGTAAGAGCGAGAATTATCCAAATGGAATATAAAGAATTAACCGAATCAGAAATCCGCCGCATTTATATAGAAGAAACCGGTACTGAACCACCCGCCAATATTACGATCTACTCATCAAATGACTTTTCTGAGCTTCAAAAAGGGGATTATTACTCAGGTTTTGATGGCTCAGCTATTCACTTTTACGATGAAGAAAAAGGGATTAATCAAGTGTATACCATTACCCGTGGTAGTGAAGGGAGCGAAAAAGATAGCTGGAAGCCAAAAGATTGGTTTTATAATTTATTTGGTATAGGGTTAGGACAAAATGATAGTCAAATATCTGATGCAAAAAGGTTTACAGAGTTAGTGACTAAAGAGGTCAATAAATCTAATGATTCTCCCATACCTATAAAGAGTATAGGTATGGGACACTCTCTAGGAGGAAACCTCATTACTACTTTACAGCTTATTACTGGCCAATTTGATAATGTCTACGCAGTAAACCACATTCCTCCTAGCATATATCAATTGGCATCTATTGACTCTATATTTGCAAATGAATTAAATGCAATGTTCAAACTAGATTTAGAAAATAACTTCAACGCCATCTACGACATTGATCCCACTGAACTTAAGGAGTTTACGGAAGCGTATTATAAAGAGCGTATTGATGAGACGACGATTAACCGATTGAATATGGAAGAAGACCTTCTATATGCGATGTGGGGGCTGTCGGGATTTATTGATATTGGTGTTGGTGATCCGATGAATTCTATTGAAGGCTTTGATGGGTTACATGACTTTATGAGTCATATTTCTGACGAGGATATGAGAATTGTCCGCCTTTATTTTGCACAATTTGTACAAGGTTATAACAAAGATGGCTTTGATGGTGCCATACGTGAGATCACGGGATTTAGGTTCGATTTACTTGATGATTTAAAAGAAATATTTAGTTCCCATTCAGAAAGTAATATATTCAAAGCAGCTTGGGATACAAGAGAATCAAGTGCCGACTTAGCGCGTGGGTTTGGACCAATGTTACGGGATATGGGTGAGAAAATTCCTCAGCTATATGATGATTTAGTCGTGCTCTATAACAATATTGATCCGTTATTAGATGCTCTTGTAGACTTGGAGGTAATCACCCCCGTTGAACGACAGGAAATTAAGCGAAGCTTAGGTGAAATTTTAGAAAGTGTCGGCAATATAAAAATGTATCTAAATGGGTCTCTAAATCAAGGTTGGATTAATTTAATACGGTCAGGTTATTACATTTACCAAGAAGTCAACAACATCATGGCTAACGTTGACAATCTTAAGCTCCATACAGAAGGATTAATGGACTATTTTGGATTAAGTGGTGAGGCTCATAAAATGAACCATGTCGTCAATGCTCTTGGAAAAAACAGTGAGGGAAATGTGACGAGAGTGTATGAAGGCGGGGATATGTATTTTATTAAACCTCAGGACGTCTTACAAAAAGGAGATAGCCTTCTTGATCGCTTAAAAGAGATGCCAAAGTCGGGCGAGTCACTGTTGAGTGAATTGCGTGACGTAATGGGTAGGGGAAAAGGTCTCGGTAAACTATTCCCTATGTTAGGGCTTGGGTTGGCAGGGGTTTCGGCGATGCGATCCTTCATTGGGGCGAATCAACCTATTAAAGTGAACATATCGTCAGCAGTTAGAATTTATCAAAAAGGCCAGTCAACATGTGATGAAATTAAGTCAGAAGTTGCAAAACTTAAACGCTTATATGAATCAGAATATGAAGAAGGATTTAACGACTGGAAAAGAGTGCTCACAACAAAAATGAATAACATGGAGCAATCTCCTCGGTCTTATCAACAGGAATTGCTTGGTCACACGCCTCCTAGTGCAGAAAAAGTTTGGAAAATTACTAAAATTACCGTTCATGAGGAAGTGGATCCTCTCCCAGCCGCATTGACAGAAAACTTTGAATCTATTTTCGCGTACTATGAAGAAGAAATGGTTGATACGTTGGCACGTGTCGAGCTCATCAAGGAATCAATTGAGACATTATTCAGTGAAGAAGAAGAAATAAGCCACCTTTTTACAATAAACTATCAATAAAGAGAGAGAACAGGGGAATACAATTATGGGGCAAATGACCACTAGTTATCAGTTTATGAGATACATAGACTCACTAGATAAAGCTGGTGTTTTTAACCAGTCATTGGAACGAATTGCAGAGAGACATGAGGAACTAAAAAAGTTTGTTGAAAAAGAGTTACAACATTCCCATGGCGAGATGGTGACGGAAGTGTTGGATGACATAAAGACAACGAGTAAGAATTATCATGACACCGCTGCGCTCTTTCAGCAAGTAATGGATCAAGCAGAAACCGCGTATATAAAGCATTTGAACGCTATGAGATTTCAAAAAATAACGGTGTATTATGACGAAATCGAAACAGGTGTGGGGTCATAGTCACTTACTTTGTACGCTATATCATGATGTAAGGCATGCATCTGGAAATAGCGTTTTTTTGTTGCCATAAAAAACATTGGATTCCCGTGCTATAATCATTCACGAGATACTTGACCCATGGATAAAAGGAGAGGACAGCCAATGCCACAGTTAATCGAGTATGTCTCTAAATCAAAAACAGGATTCGAGAAAGACATGGAAGATACATATTGTGTGACTGATAACTACGCCGCGGTCATCGATGGTGCCACAAACGTATCAGGCCAATTAATTGACGGCAAAACGCCTGGTCAGCATGCGGCACAGCTCATTAAACAGACGATTGAAAGCTTGCAAGGGCCTGAAACCATTGAAGACATTATCACGCAAATAAACGACAGCTATGCTTTATTTTATCGTGAGTATCAGTTAACGGAGGTTATTAAAACAAAACCGTTTTTACGCCCTTCAGCTACAATGGCTTTATACAGTGGCTATGCTCGAAAAGTATGGCTCATCGGTGATTGTCAATGCTATGTGAACGGTCAGCATTATCAGCATGCAAAAGAAGTGGATGCTGTCGCCTCACAAGCAAGACGGTTACTAGTAGAAGCAGAATTAGCCAAAGATAAATCAGTGGCGGACATTGTAGCGTCAGACACAAGTTTTGAGAAAATTAAGCCGTTAATTCAAGCCCAATATGCTTTCACTAATCAACCGCCTTCACAGCCTTTTAGCTATGAAGTGATTAATGGTGAACCGTTATATATGGAAAGCTTCCAAACGGTGGAAGTGCTTGTTGGCATCATCTCTCTGGCGCTTGCTTCCGACGGTTACCCGCACATTTTTGCTACACTAACAGAAACGGAGTCCCATTTGGAACACGTATTACAACGTGATCCGTTATGCATTCATGACAATGTATCCGTTAGAGGCGTCACAAATGGTAAAATCTCTTATGATGACCGTACATATATAAACATCCGGATTGAGTCTGGCAGCTGAACGAGTTTAGCATAAATAACCGTCCGTAAACCTCCCGCCTTAAAATAGAGAGGCAAGCTATTTAGGTGAGAGAAAACGGCCGCTAAAGTCCTGATTCACTAAACCATCAATCAGTGGAAGAACAACGAAAACTTCCACTGATTGATGGTTTGTTTTTAGTATTTACTAAGGGTTGCTTTTAGATGACCGCTTAGTGATAGAAAGGCTAATTAATTATCGTATTCTCGCTCTAAGCTAAAAAATGTGCTCATCTTCTATCGTTTTACAAAAGAAAAAATAGCTCTCTTTCTATGTTGAGCCAGATCAATCATCTGATTAGATGATTGAATAACGGGGAATATAGACAGCAATTAAATTCTATTAACGTATTTGTAATGACAGTCTTGCCATCCCTAAATGATGTACGAAAGGTAAGGCTATCATTTGGGGATAGGGGGTTCACAAATGGTACGTGGAATATGTGGAAAAAGACGAGGAAGGGCTGAGAAAAAGGGTTTAAGCGATGCCCGTCAAAGAAAGACGGGAGTTTTGGGGGCCGTCGTACTTATTGTTTTTGCATCGTTTATTGGTATAGTTACTTATCAGGCATTCTCTTCTAACTCCTCTCATATCACGGTTGAACTT
The DNA window shown above is from Salipaludibacillus agaradhaerens and carries:
- a CDS encoding DUF6792 domain-containing protein, which translates into the protein MGNREILDSDQVRARMIQMEYKEITESEIRRIYIEETGTEPPANITIYSSEDFPELREGDYYSGFDGSAIHFYDEEKGINQVYTITRGSEESEKDSWKSFRWDRLFPHNKLSVKWL
- a CDS encoding DUF6792 domain-containing protein encodes the protein MTNKEVLGSDSVRARIIQMEYKELTESEIRRIYIEETGTEPPANITIYSSNDFSELQKGDYYSGFDGSAIHFYDEEKGINQVYTITRGSEGSEKDSWKPKDWFYNLFGIGLGQNDSQISDAKRFTELVTKEVNKSNDSPIPIKSIGMGHSLGGNLITTLQLITGQFDNVYAVNHIPPSIYQLASIDSIFANELNAMFKLDLENNFNAIYDIDPTELKEFTEAYYKERIDETTINRLNMEEDLLYAMWGLSGFIDIGVGDPMNSIEGFDGLHDFMSHISDEDMRIVRLYFAQFVQGYNKDGFDGAIREITGFRFDLLDDLKEIFSSHSESNIFKAAWDTRESSADLARGFGPMLRDMGEKIPQLYDDLVVLYNNIDPLLDALVDLEVITPVERQEIKRSLGEILESVGNIKMYLNGSLNQGWINLIRSGYYIYQEVNNIMANVDNLKLHTEGLMDYFGLSGEAHKMNHVVNALGKNSEGNVTRVYEGGDMYFIKPQDVLQKGDSLLDRLKEMPKSGESLLSELRDVMGRGKGLGKLFPMLGLGLAGVSAMRSFIGANQPIKVNISSAVRIYQKGQSTCDEIKSEVAKLKRLYESEYEEGFNDWKRVLTTKMNNMEQSPRSYQQELLGHTPPSAEKVWKITKITVHEEVDPLPAALTENFESIFAYYEEEMVDTLARVELIKESIETLFSEEEEISHLFTINYQ